A region of the Dickeya chrysanthemi NCPPB 402 genome:
GGGCAGGCGATTGACGGCGGGTTGGGTGAGCAATGGATAACGGGCGAGCCCTCCGTCGCGTTGAGCTACTGCCTGTTGTCTGAAGGTGCAGCCCGGCAGGATGCGTGGCGCTTGTTGTTAATACAGGATGATGCGCAGATAAACTAACACCCTGATTTTAGCAGCCGTCATGCTCTATCAGACTGGCGACACCATTGTCGACCTGAACTTGCGTATCAGGCGCTACCCGCACTCTGGCACCGGTAGTCACGGTGCCGCTCAATTGCCGCACATGGCATAACCGCGCATCAACGCCCATGGCGATATTCACGACGGCTTCTTGTGCGGAAAAGGCTTTTTCATGGGAATTAAAGGCGGCGCCCATCGCCAGCGACAGGTCGAGCCGATGCGTCGTGCCTGCGATATTAAGGTCCGTGCCCATGCTGCCGTTGACGGTGAATGTATCGGGTGACACCGCACAGGCGGGAACGGCCATCTTAAC
Encoded here:
- a CDS encoding GIN domain-containing protein, producing the protein MKALLCSALVLLPLTVACSPANQQNVDVPSFTTLDVSRGLNVTLVCGNGYRVETSARQDVLEKLVIRPQGQSLIIENHASDDSILRNHDATIRITVAAPINTVKAQAGVKMAVPACAVSPDTFTVNGSMGTDLNIAGTTHRLDLSLAMGAAFNSHEKAFSAQEAVVNIAMGVDARLCHVRQLSGTVTTGARVRVAPDTQVQVDNGVASLIEHDGC